Proteins encoded in a region of the Pseudomonas viciae genome:
- a CDS encoding ABC transporter permease: MDIDLLSNIFYAMVRCGTPLLLVALGELVCEKSGVLNLGQEGMMLFGAVMGFIVAFNSGNLWLGVLLAMAAGMLLSALFALVALVFNANQVATGLALTIFGVGLSSFVGAAWVGKPLAGFEPLAIPYLSEIPLIGRMLFAQDLLVYLSFALFALVAWVIVKSRAGLIIQAVGENPDAASAMGLPVLRVRTLAVLFGGAMAGLAGAYLSLAYTPMWAENMSAGRGWIALALVVFASWRVWRLLLGAYLFGLASILHLVAQGLGLAIPSSLLAMLPYVATIVVLVLLSRDAVRTRLYAPVSLGQPWQAGH; encoded by the coding sequence ATGGATATCGACCTGTTGAGCAATATTTTCTACGCCATGGTCCGCTGCGGCACACCCTTGTTGCTGGTGGCCCTGGGTGAATTGGTCTGCGAGAAAAGCGGCGTCCTGAACCTGGGCCAGGAAGGCATGATGCTGTTCGGCGCAGTGATGGGTTTTATCGTCGCGTTCAACAGCGGCAACCTGTGGCTCGGTGTGCTGCTGGCGATGGCCGCCGGGATGCTGTTGTCGGCACTGTTCGCCTTGGTGGCGCTGGTGTTCAACGCCAATCAGGTGGCCACCGGGTTGGCGCTGACGATTTTCGGCGTGGGCCTGTCGAGTTTTGTCGGGGCGGCCTGGGTCGGCAAACCGCTGGCGGGGTTCGAGCCCCTGGCGATTCCGTACTTGAGTGAAATCCCGTTGATCGGGCGGATGCTGTTTGCCCAAGACCTGCTGGTTTATCTGTCTTTCGCGCTGTTTGCCCTGGTGGCCTGGGTGATTGTGAAAAGCCGCGCCGGGTTGATCATCCAGGCCGTCGGCGAGAATCCCGATGCCGCCAGCGCCATGGGCCTGCCGGTGTTGCGGGTGCGAACCCTGGCGGTGCTGTTCGGCGGCGCCATGGCCGGGTTGGCCGGCGCTTATCTGTCGTTGGCCTACACGCCGATGTGGGCCGAAAACATGAGCGCCGGACGTGGCTGGATCGCCCTGGCGCTGGTGGTGTTCGCCAGTTGGCGGGTGTGGCGCCTGCTGCTGGGCGCCTACCTGTTCGGCCTCGCCAGCATCCTGCACCTGGTGGCCCAGGGCTTGGGGCTGGCGATTCCATCGAGCTTGCTGGCGATGCTGCCGTACGTCGCGACCATTGTGGTGCTGGTGTTGCTGTCCCGGGACGCGGTGCGCACGCGGCTGTATGCGCCGGTGTCGCTGGGACAGCCTTGGCAGGCGGGGCATTGA
- a CDS encoding SDR family oxidoreductase, with amino-acid sequence MNSAKNALIIGASRGLGLGLVKTLLSDGWNVTATVRNPQNAEALKALGPVRIEKLDMDDQQAVIALSQQLKGETFDLLFINAGVKGPDNQSPGGATLAEVGQLFFTNAVAPINLAQRFVGQIRDGSGVLAFMSSVLGSVTMPDAPELALYKASKAALNSMTNSFVTQLGEQTLTVLSLHPGWVKTDMGGEGADIDVQTSTRGLIDQVNAFAGKGGHHFVNYKGETIPW; translated from the coding sequence ATGAATTCGGCAAAAAACGCATTGATCATCGGCGCCTCCCGAGGCTTGGGCCTCGGCCTGGTGAAGACACTGCTCAGCGATGGCTGGAACGTGACCGCCACCGTGCGCAACCCGCAGAACGCAGAGGCGTTGAAAGCACTGGGCCCGGTACGGATCGAGAAGCTCGACATGGACGATCAGCAAGCCGTCATCGCCCTGAGCCAACAGCTCAAGGGTGAAACCTTCGACCTGCTGTTCATCAACGCGGGTGTCAAAGGCCCGGACAATCAGAGTCCCGGTGGCGCGACGCTGGCCGAAGTCGGCCAGTTGTTCTTCACCAACGCCGTGGCGCCGATCAACCTGGCCCAGCGCTTCGTCGGCCAGATCCGCGACGGCAGCGGCGTGCTGGCGTTCATGAGTTCGGTGCTGGGCAGCGTGACCATGCCCGACGCCCCGGAACTGGCGCTGTACAAAGCCAGCAAGGCGGCGCTCAATTCGATGACCAATAGTTTTGTCACTCAATTGGGCGAACAGACATTGACGGTACTGTCGCTGCATCCGGGCTGGGTCAAGACCGACATGGGCGGTGAAGGGGCGGATATCGATGTCCAGACCAGCACCCGTGGCCTGATTGATCAGGTGAATGCCTTCGCTGGTAAGGGCGGACATCATTTCGTCAACTACAAGGGCGAGACGATTCCCTGGTAA
- a CDS encoding BMP family ABC transporter substrate-binding protein, which yields MHKRPLKKLFCAVVAAVGLSAGLSASAADPLKVGFVYIGPIGDHGWTYQHEQGRKELAAKFGEQITTNYVENVPEGADAERVIRNMAKDKYDLIFTTSFGYMNPTLKVAKQFPKVIFEHATGYKQDKNLGTYLARTYEGRYVGGFLAAKMTKTKKIGYVASFPIPEVIRDINAIQLALNKYNPGTEIKVVWVNSWFDPGKEADAANALIDQGVDVVFQHTDSPAPIQAAERRGVYAVGYASDMAHFGPKAVLTSIVNDWGPHYIQATQSVLDHSWKSQDYWGGLKEGTVKLPISDLVPAAVKGEAEQIIADIESGAFHPFTGPIKDQAGVEKIPAGVSATNAELASMNYYVEGMKAEIPK from the coding sequence ATGCACAAACGCCCCTTGAAGAAGTTGTTTTGCGCCGTCGTCGCAGCCGTCGGCCTGAGCGCCGGCTTGAGCGCCAGTGCCGCCGACCCGCTGAAGGTCGGTTTCGTCTACATCGGCCCGATCGGCGACCATGGCTGGACCTATCAGCATGAACAGGGGCGCAAGGAACTCGCGGCGAAATTCGGCGAGCAGATCACCACCAACTACGTGGAAAACGTACCGGAAGGGGCTGACGCCGAGCGGGTGATCCGCAACATGGCCAAGGACAAGTACGACCTGATCTTCACCACCTCCTTCGGCTACATGAACCCGACGTTGAAAGTCGCCAAGCAATTTCCAAAAGTGATCTTCGAACACGCCACCGGCTACAAGCAGGACAAGAACCTGGGCACCTACCTGGCTCGCACTTACGAAGGCCGCTACGTCGGCGGCTTCCTCGCGGCCAAGATGACCAAGACCAAGAAGATCGGCTACGTCGCGTCCTTCCCGATCCCGGAAGTCATCCGCGACATCAACGCCATCCAACTGGCCCTGAACAAGTACAACCCTGGCACCGAGATCAAAGTGGTGTGGGTCAATTCCTGGTTCGACCCGGGCAAGGAAGCCGACGCCGCCAACGCGCTGATCGACCAGGGCGTGGACGTGGTGTTCCAGCACACCGACAGCCCGGCACCGATCCAGGCCGCCGAGCGGCGCGGCGTATACGCAGTCGGCTACGCTTCGGACATGGCCCACTTCGGTCCCAAGGCCGTGCTGACCTCCATCGTCAACGACTGGGGCCCGCATTACATCCAGGCGACCCAGAGCGTGCTCGACCATAGCTGGAAATCCCAGGACTACTGGGGCGGCCTGAAGGAAGGCACGGTAAAACTGCCAATCAGCGACCTGGTGCCAGCGGCGGTCAAGGGCGAAGCCGAACAGATCATCGCCGACATCGAGAGCGGCGCGTTCCATCCGTTCACCGGGCCGATCAAGGACCAGGCCGGCGTCGAGAAAATCCCGGCGGGCGTGAGCGCCACCAACGCGGAACTGGCGTCGATGAATTATTACGTCGAAGGCATGAAGGCTGAGATTCCGAAGTAA
- a CDS encoding MerR family transcriptional regulator, with protein sequence MRIGELAQACAVSRDTLRFYEQRGLIAAQRSANGYRHYPADMVQLVLYIKTAQRLGFTLGEIGASVAALWQAQDPDCAVAQLLQDKLNLIETRMTELDALRHELKQRLGQRCPLNP encoded by the coding sequence ATGCGCATCGGTGAACTCGCCCAAGCCTGCGCCGTCAGCCGTGACACCCTGCGCTTCTACGAGCAGCGCGGCCTGATCGCTGCGCAGCGCAGCGCCAATGGCTATCGCCACTACCCCGCCGACATGGTGCAACTGGTGCTCTACATCAAGACGGCCCAGCGCCTGGGTTTTACCCTGGGCGAGATCGGCGCCAGCGTCGCCGCCCTGTGGCAGGCGCAGGACCCTGACTGCGCCGTAGCGCAATTGCTGCAAGACAAGCTGAACCTGATCGAAACCCGCATGACCGAACTCGACGCGTTGCGTCACGAGCTGAAACAACGGCTCGGGCAACGTTGTCCATTAAATCCGTGA
- a CDS encoding LysR family transcriptional regulator, whose protein sequence is MSVRRPDPLAQVSDFDIRLLRIFRSVVECGGFSAAETVLGIGRSAISQQMSDLEQRLGLRLCQRGRAGFSLTEEGREVYQSALQLLSALESFRTEVNGLHQHLRGELIIGLTDNLVTLPHMRITHALAQLKERGPDVQIQIRMIAPNEVEQGVLDGRLHVGVVPQASALSGLEYQPLYSERSLLYCAVGHPLFYVDDQQLDDARLNSQDAIAPTFRLPAEIQAHYQALNCTASASDREGMAFLILTGRYIGYLPDHYASLWVQQGRLRALKPTVRFYDLSLASVTRKGRRPHLVLESFLESLAATR, encoded by the coding sequence ATGAGCGTTCGCCGTCCCGATCCACTGGCCCAGGTCAGCGACTTCGATATCCGCTTGCTGCGCATTTTCCGCAGCGTGGTGGAGTGCGGCGGATTCTCCGCAGCCGAAACGGTGCTTGGCATCGGACGCTCCGCCATCAGCCAGCAGATGAGCGATCTCGAACAACGCCTCGGCCTGCGCCTGTGCCAACGCGGGCGCGCCGGGTTCTCGTTGACCGAGGAAGGTCGCGAGGTTTATCAATCGGCGTTGCAATTGTTGAGTGCGCTGGAAAGCTTTCGCACCGAGGTCAACGGCCTGCACCAGCATTTGCGCGGCGAGTTGATCATCGGCCTGACCGACAATCTGGTCACCCTGCCCCACATGCGCATCACCCACGCCTTGGCTCAGTTGAAGGAACGTGGGCCCGACGTGCAGATCCAGATTCGCATGATCGCGCCCAACGAAGTCGAGCAAGGCGTGCTCGATGGACGCTTGCATGTCGGCGTGGTGCCGCAGGCCAGTGCGCTGTCCGGACTGGAATATCAACCGTTGTACAGCGAACGGTCGTTGCTCTATTGCGCGGTCGGGCATCCGCTGTTTTATGTGGATGACCAGCAACTCGACGACGCGCGTCTCAATAGCCAGGACGCTATCGCGCCGACCTTCCGCCTGCCGGCCGAGATCCAGGCCCATTACCAGGCGCTCAATTGCACCGCCAGTGCATCGGACCGCGAAGGCATGGCGTTCCTGATTCTCACCGGGCGCTACATCGGTTACTTGCCGGATCACTACGCCAGCCTCTGGGTCCAGCAAGGACGGTTGCGTGCGCTAAAACCCACCGTGCGTTTCTACGACCTGAGCCTGGCGTCGGTTACGCGCAAGGGCCGACGGCCTCACCTGGTGCTGGAAAGTTTTCTCGAGAGCCTCGCGGCAACCCGCTAA
- a CDS encoding TetR/AcrR family transcriptional regulator, with product MTFEVPAHGGKPTSRIRQKNEETILKAAEDEFARHGFKGTSMNAIALKAGLPKANLHYYFTNKLGLYVAVLSNIIELWDSTFNTLTAEDDPAEALTRYIRAKMEFSRRQPQASRLFAMEVISGGECLTEYFNQDYRAWFNGRAAVFQAWIDAGKMDPVDPVNLIFLLWGSTQHYADFATQICRVTGRSKLTKQDMIDAGDNLIRIILKGCGLTPAF from the coding sequence ATGACCTTTGAAGTCCCTGCCCACGGTGGCAAGCCCACCAGTCGCATTCGTCAAAAGAACGAAGAGACCATCCTCAAGGCCGCCGAAGATGAATTCGCCCGTCACGGATTCAAAGGCACCAGCATGAACGCTATCGCCCTGAAAGCCGGGCTGCCCAAGGCGAACCTGCATTACTACTTCACCAACAAACTCGGGTTGTACGTGGCGGTGCTGAGCAACATCATCGAATTGTGGGACAGCACCTTCAATACCCTCACGGCTGAAGATGATCCGGCCGAAGCCTTGACCCGCTACATCCGCGCCAAGATGGAATTCTCCCGGCGCCAACCCCAGGCGTCGCGGCTGTTTGCCATGGAAGTGATCAGCGGAGGCGAATGCCTGACCGAATATTTCAACCAGGATTATCGCGCCTGGTTCAACGGCCGTGCTGCCGTGTTTCAAGCCTGGATCGATGCCGGTAAGATGGACCCGGTCGACCCGGTGAACCTCATCTTCCTGTTATGGGGCAGCACCCAGCATTACGCCGACTTCGCTACGCAGATCTGCCGCGTGACCGGTCGCAGCAAGTTGACCAAGCAAGACATGATCGATGCCGGCGACAACCTGATCCGCATCATTCTCAAGGGCTGCGGCCTGACACCAGCTTTCTAA
- a CDS encoding ABC transporter permease translates to MLLSLEPRGQQSRLMLWCSPLLAAVLTLSCGSLLFIALGHDPLQTLFTLLIAPISDLYGVSEWLVKTLPILLCALGLAVAYQARVWNIGAEGQLLLGALAGSALAVNIIGLQSRWALVLILLTGTLAGAAWAGLTAWLRTRFNANEILTSIMLNYIALNLLLFCVHGPLKDPAGFNFPESAMFGEASRLPLLLEDGRVHAGLYFALLALVAVWVLLQKSFVGFQIKVLGLDARAAGFAGFRQKPLVWLALLISGALAGLAGVCEVTGPIGQLVPQVSPGYGYAAITVAFLGRLNPIGILFASLLMALLYIGGESAQMSLNLPQAITQLFQGMMLFFLLACDVLILYRPRLNLRWARRARTTAVQAGAL, encoded by the coding sequence ATGCTGCTTTCTCTCGAACCCCGTGGCCAGCAATCGCGCCTGATGCTCTGGTGCTCGCCGCTATTGGCCGCTGTATTGACCCTGAGCTGTGGCTCGCTGCTGTTCATCGCGCTTGGGCATGACCCGTTGCAAACGTTGTTCACCTTGCTGATCGCGCCGATCAGCGATCTGTACGGGGTGTCCGAGTGGCTGGTCAAGACCTTGCCAATCCTGCTGTGTGCCCTCGGCCTGGCGGTGGCTTATCAGGCGCGGGTCTGGAACATCGGCGCCGAAGGCCAGCTGCTGCTGGGCGCCCTGGCCGGCAGCGCCTTGGCGGTAAACATCATCGGCCTGCAAAGCCGCTGGGCACTGGTGCTGATTCTGCTGACCGGCACCCTCGCCGGTGCGGCCTGGGCCGGGCTCACGGCGTGGCTGCGCACGCGCTTCAATGCCAATGAAATCCTGACCAGCATCATGCTCAATTACATCGCGCTGAACCTGCTGTTGTTTTGCGTGCACGGGCCGCTGAAAGACCCGGCGGGTTTCAACTTTCCGGAGTCGGCGATGTTCGGCGAAGCCAGTCGCCTGCCGTTGCTGCTGGAGGATGGCCGGGTGCATGCCGGGTTGTATTTCGCCCTGCTGGCGCTGGTGGCGGTGTGGGTCTTGCTACAGAAAAGCTTTGTCGGCTTTCAGATCAAGGTACTGGGCCTGGACGCGCGCGCCGCCGGTTTCGCCGGTTTTCGCCAGAAGCCGCTGGTGTGGCTGGCGCTGCTGATCAGCGGCGCGCTGGCCGGGTTGGCCGGTGTCTGCGAAGTGACCGGGCCGATTGGCCAACTGGTGCCGCAGGTGTCGCCGGGCTACGGCTACGCGGCAATTACCGTGGCCTTTCTGGGACGCCTCAATCCCATCGGCATTCTGTTCGCCAGCCTGCTGATGGCATTGCTGTACATCGGCGGCGAGAGCGCGCAAATGTCGCTCAATCTGCCCCAAGCGATCACCCAACTGTTCCAGGGGATGATGCTGTTTTTCCTGTTGGCCTGCGACGTCCTGATCCTGTATCGGCCGCGCCTGAACCTGCGCTGGGCCCGGCGCGCACGAACCACCGCCGTACAGGCAGGAGCGCTGTGA
- a CDS encoding calcium:proton antiporter translates to MLTLIKQEKLLLLALIAAVVAYPLEHWLLGSGQVVALLGGLVLIGFIVAASMRVAHHAELLAEKVGDPYGTMILTLSAVLVEVVILAIMMSNEASPTLVRDTIYSAVMLDINGILGLAALMGGIKHGEQAYNDDSARTYSVMILTAMGVSMVVPEFIPRESWKMYSAFTIGAMIVLYTLFLRMQVGPHSYFFSYSYPEKRRKKEPVENEPKPISLTFSISALVFGVVVIGALAEVMSKAIDLGLEGTGAPPVVTAILVAAISAAPEILTALRAALANRMQSVVNIALGASLSTVILTVPVMEAMALYTGQPFQMAMTPVQTVMIFITLIVSAINLNDGETNAIEGMTHFVLFSTFIMLSLLGL, encoded by the coding sequence ATGCTCACTTTGATCAAACAAGAAAAACTGCTGTTGCTGGCGCTGATCGCCGCGGTGGTCGCCTATCCGCTGGAGCACTGGCTGTTGGGCAGCGGGCAGGTTGTGGCGTTGCTCGGCGGTTTGGTCCTGATCGGCTTTATCGTCGCGGCCTCCATGCGTGTGGCCCATCACGCCGAACTGCTGGCGGAGAAGGTCGGTGATCCCTACGGCACGATGATCCTGACGTTGTCGGCGGTGCTGGTCGAAGTGGTGATCCTGGCGATCATGATGAGCAACGAAGCGTCGCCGACCCTGGTGCGGGACACGATCTATTCGGCGGTGATGCTCGACATCAACGGCATTCTCGGGCTCGCGGCGCTGATGGGCGGGATCAAGCACGGCGAGCAGGCTTACAACGATGATTCGGCGCGCACCTACAGCGTGATGATCCTCACCGCCATGGGCGTATCGATGGTGGTGCCGGAGTTCATTCCCCGCGAGAGCTGGAAAATGTATTCGGCATTTACCATCGGCGCGATGATCGTGTTGTACACCCTGTTCCTGCGCATGCAGGTCGGGCCTCACAGTTACTTTTTCAGTTACAGCTACCCGGAAAAACGCCGCAAGAAAGAGCCCGTGGAAAATGAACCGAAGCCCATCAGCCTGACGTTCTCCATCAGTGCCCTGGTGTTTGGCGTGGTGGTGATCGGCGCGCTGGCTGAAGTCATGTCCAAGGCCATCGACCTGGGGCTGGAAGGCACGGGCGCGCCGCCAGTGGTCACGGCGATTCTGGTGGCCGCGATTTCCGCCGCCCCGGAGATCCTCACGGCCCTGCGTGCCGCCTTGGCGAACCGTATGCAATCGGTGGTGAACATCGCGCTGGGCGCTTCGCTGTCGACCGTGATCCTCACGGTGCCGGTGATGGAAGCCATGGCGCTCTACACCGGCCAGCCGTTCCAGATGGCCATGACCCCGGTGCAGACGGTGATGATCTTCATCACCCTGATCGTCAGCGCCATCAACCTCAACGATGGCGAAACCAACGCCATCGAAGGCATGACCCACTTTGTGCTGTTTTCGACGTTTATCATGTTGTCGTTGCTGGGCCTCTAG
- a CDS encoding IMPACT family protein: MPFTLAGFCEYREEIRKSRFITVAAHITSPADAQAFIEQHSDLNATHNCWAWKLGDQYRSNDDGEPGGTAGRPILAAIEAQACDQVVVLVIRWYGGIQLGTGGLARAYGGGANKCLQNADKIELISRVALRCTCGFAELPLVKLRVAECGGLVNEESFTANGVDMQLAVGEAQIETLQKQLADLSRGRILLER; this comes from the coding sequence ATGCCTTTTACCCTTGCCGGTTTTTGCGAATACCGCGAAGAAATTCGCAAAAGCCGCTTCATCACCGTTGCAGCCCACATCACCAGCCCCGCCGATGCCCAGGCCTTTATCGAACAGCACAGCGACCTGAACGCCACGCACAATTGCTGGGCCTGGAAACTCGGTGATCAATATCGCAGCAACGACGATGGCGAACCGGGCGGTACCGCCGGACGGCCGATCCTGGCGGCCATTGAAGCCCAGGCGTGCGACCAGGTCGTGGTGCTGGTGATCCGCTGGTATGGCGGAATCCAGTTGGGCACGGGCGGATTGGCTCGCGCCTATGGCGGCGGCGCGAACAAGTGCCTGCAAAACGCTGACAAGATTGAATTGATCAGCCGGGTGGCGCTTCGCTGCACCTGCGGGTTCGCGGAACTGCCTCTGGTGAAACTGCGGGTTGCCGAATGTGGCGGGCTGGTGAATGAAGAAAGCTTTACGGCCAATGGCGTGGACATGCAGCTGGCCGTGGGTGAGGCGCAGATCGAGACATTACAAAAACAACTGGCCGACCTGAGCCGCGGGCGAATTCTGCTCGAGCGTTGA
- a CDS encoding 8-oxoguanine deaminase, with protein sequence MPATRTWLKNPLAIFTANDLDARGGLVLQGGVIVELLSAGQHPVQPCDTVFDAREHVILPGLINTHHHFYQTLTRAWAPVVNQPLFPWLKTLYPVWARLTPEKLALASKVALAELLLSGCTTAADHHYLFPEGLENAIDVQVQSVRELGMRAMLTRGSMSLGEDDGGLPPQQTVQQGQVILDDSQRLITQYHERGDGAQIQIALAPCSPFSVTPEIMRASAELAEKLDVRLHTHLAETLDEEDFCLQRFGLRTVDYLDSVGWLGPRTWLAHGIHFNPEEITRLGAAGTGICHCPSSNMRLASGICPTLDLTAAGAPLGLGVDGSASNDASNMILETRQALYIQRLRYGAQAITPERVLKWATRGSAQLLGRSDIGELAVGKQADLALFKLDELRFSGSHDPISALLLCGADRADRVMVGGQWRVIDGQVEGLDLKGLIADHSQAARELIAGA encoded by the coding sequence ATGCCTGCGACCCGTACCTGGTTAAAAAATCCCCTCGCCATTTTTACTGCCAACGACCTCGATGCCCGTGGCGGCCTCGTCCTGCAGGGCGGTGTGATCGTCGAACTGCTGAGTGCCGGCCAACACCCCGTCCAACCATGCGATACGGTCTTCGACGCCCGCGAGCATGTGATCCTGCCGGGGCTGATCAACACCCATCATCACTTCTATCAAACCCTGACGCGTGCCTGGGCACCGGTGGTGAACCAGCCGCTGTTTCCGTGGTTGAAAACCCTCTATCCGGTATGGGCGCGACTGACCCCGGAAAAACTCGCCCTGGCAAGCAAAGTGGCACTCGCTGAGCTGCTGCTTTCCGGTTGCACCACGGCGGCCGATCACCATTACCTGTTTCCCGAAGGCTTGGAAAATGCCATCGACGTGCAGGTGCAAAGTGTCCGTGAACTGGGGATGCGCGCGATGCTGACCCGCGGTTCCATGAGCCTGGGCGAGGACGACGGTGGCTTGCCGCCGCAGCAGACCGTGCAGCAGGGCCAGGTGATTCTCGACGACAGCCAGCGGTTGATCACCCAGTACCATGAACGCGGCGACGGCGCGCAGATCCAGATTGCCCTGGCGCCCTGCTCGCCGTTTTCAGTCACGCCCGAGATCATGCGTGCCAGCGCTGAACTGGCGGAAAAACTCGACGTACGCCTGCACACACACCTGGCCGAAACCCTTGATGAAGAAGACTTCTGCCTGCAACGCTTCGGCCTGCGCACCGTGGACTATCTGGACAGCGTCGGTTGGCTCGGCCCGCGCACCTGGCTGGCCCACGGCATTCATTTCAACCCTGAAGAAATCACCCGTCTCGGCGCCGCCGGCACCGGCATCTGCCATTGCCCGAGTTCCAACATGCGCCTGGCCTCGGGCATTTGCCCGACCCTGGACCTGACCGCCGCCGGCGCCCCCCTGGGCCTGGGTGTGGACGGCTCGGCCTCCAACGACGCCTCGAACATGATCCTTGAAACCCGCCAGGCGCTGTACATCCAGCGCCTGCGTTATGGCGCGCAAGCGATCACCCCGGAACGCGTGCTGAAATGGGCGACCCGGGGTTCGGCGCAACTGCTCGGACGCAGCGATATCGGTGAATTGGCGGTGGGCAAGCAGGCAGACCTGGCGCTGTTCAAGCTCGATGAATTGCGTTTCTCCGGCAGCCACGATCCGATCTCGGCCCTGCTGCTGTGCGGCGCGGACCGGGCCGATCGGGTGATGGTCGGCGGGCAATGGCGGGTGATCGATGGGCAGGTCGAAGGGTTGGACTTGAAGGGGTTGATTGCCGATCACAGCCAGGCGGCGCGGGAGTTGATTGCCGGCGCCTGA
- a CDS encoding ABC transporter ATP-binding protein, whose protein sequence is MSNPDSIARLQLRKISKRYPGCLANDAIDLNIQPGEIHALLGENGAGKSTLMKIIYGVTQADSGEVIWQGQRVNLRNPAQARSLGIGMVFQHFSLFETLTVAQNIALAMGAAAGTPAQLEPRIREVSRRYGMALEPQRLVHSLSIGERQRVEIIRCLMQDIRLLILDEPTSVLTPQEAEELFVTLRHLASEGCSILFISHKLAEVRALCHSATVLRGGRVSGHCTPAQCSDRELAQLMVGEAAGLITDYPKVSADKAFLQINKLSWHNPAPFGCSLRNIDLEVCSGEIVGIAGVAGNGQDEWLALLSGEIQLARQQGETIRFDGQPVAHLRPDARRRRGLAFVPAERLGHGAVPQMSLADNALLSAFQQGLVSHGLIRRSKVEDLAEQIIRRFGVKTPDTKTPARSLSGGNLQKFILGREILQQPKLLVAAHPTWGVDVGAAATIHRALIALRDAGAAILVISEDLDELFQISDRLGALCGGRLSALRPTVETRLSDVGGWMAGQFDAPQSPAPTPV, encoded by the coding sequence ATGTCCAACCCCGATTCCATTGCGCGCCTGCAATTGCGCAAGATCAGCAAACGCTACCCTGGTTGCCTGGCCAACGACGCCATCGACCTGAATATCCAGCCCGGCGAAATCCATGCCCTGCTTGGGGAAAACGGTGCGGGCAAAAGCACCCTGATGAAGATTATCTACGGCGTCACCCAGGCCGATTCGGGCGAGGTGATCTGGCAAGGCCAACGGGTCAATCTGCGCAACCCGGCACAGGCCCGCAGCCTGGGGATCGGCATGGTATTCCAGCATTTTTCATTGTTCGAAACCCTCACGGTGGCGCAGAACATTGCCCTGGCCATGGGCGCGGCGGCCGGTACACCGGCACAACTGGAACCCAGGATCCGCGAAGTCTCCCGGCGCTACGGCATGGCGCTGGAACCGCAGCGGCTGGTCCACAGCCTGTCGATTGGCGAACGTCAGCGGGTAGAGATCATCCGCTGCCTGATGCAGGACATTCGCTTGCTGATTCTCGATGAGCCGACCTCGGTGCTCACGCCCCAGGAAGCCGAAGAATTGTTCGTGACCCTGCGCCATCTGGCGAGCGAGGGCTGCAGTATTTTGTTTATCAGCCACAAACTGGCTGAGGTGCGGGCGCTGTGTCACAGCGCCACGGTGCTGCGCGGCGGACGAGTGTCGGGGCATTGCACACCGGCGCAATGCTCGGATCGGGAACTGGCGCAGTTGATGGTCGGCGAAGCGGCCGGGCTGATCACGGACTACCCCAAGGTCAGCGCAGACAAAGCCTTCCTGCAGATCAACAAGCTGTCCTGGCACAACCCGGCCCCGTTCGGCTGTTCGTTGCGCAACATTGACCTTGAGGTTTGCAGCGGCGAAATCGTCGGTATCGCCGGGGTGGCAGGTAACGGTCAGGACGAGTGGCTCGCGTTGCTCAGCGGAGAAATACAGCTTGCCCGCCAGCAAGGCGAAACGATCCGATTCGACGGCCAACCCGTGGCGCACCTGCGCCCCGATGCCCGTCGCCGGCGCGGGCTGGCGTTTGTCCCGGCCGAACGCCTGGGCCACGGAGCGGTGCCGCAAATGAGCCTGGCGGATAACGCTTTGCTCAGCGCCTTCCAACAGGGGTTGGTCAGCCATGGCTTGATTCGACGCAGCAAGGTCGAGGATCTCGCCGAGCAGATCATCCGGCGTTTTGGTGTGAAGACACCCGACACCAAGACCCCGGCGCGCAGCCTGTCGGGGGGCAACCTGCAGAAATTCATTCTCGGCCGAGAAATCCTTCAACAGCCCAAACTGCTGGTGGCCGCTCACCCAACCTGGGGCGTGGACGTCGGCGCGGCGGCGACCATCCATCGCGCGCTGATTGCCTTGCGCGATGCGGGCGCGGCGATTCTGGTGATCTCCGAAGACCTCGATGAACTGTTTCAGATCAGCGACCGCCTCGGAGCCTTGTGCGGCGGGCGTCTGTCGGCCTTGCGCCCCACGGTCGAGACTCGGCTCAGCGACGTCGGCGGTTGGATGGCCGGCCAGTTCGACGCGCCTCAATCCCCCGCCCCCACGCCGGTTTAA